The proteins below come from a single uncultured Dethiosulfovibrio sp. genomic window:
- a CDS encoding methyl-accepting chemotaxis protein: protein MKIRFSVARKVGLAMVPILLGLAVAVTVPAWRMFSDVFLDQAEDQARMGAVGLLEAIESESIRTKEVAMALSFRSDLAEAVARGDREAVLNVASPLIRDMSVDFATITDSDGKVIARVHEPARFGDDVTSQSNVVSALKGYPLNAVEKGTVVPLSARGGAPIYHDSKLVGVVSTGVRLDQPALVDLIRERFNVDVTVFLGDVRLMTTVKSDGKRLTGTKLDPEIAQIVLREGRPFVGPASILGLPYITAYEPMKDLSGKVFGIAFAGRSVGALDVVRRKVLSMTAIVGLLAFTFAVVVMAMVVRFILRPLKKMNILAGKLAQGDLTVKSGVERNDEFGDLAISLEKTVDELRRLLSGITATAAEVSSSAASLRDFSAEANSAMDDARGLVGDASGAASDNALSLEQVDGGIEEIAASANAVATSAVEGSEAASSMGVTAEEAVTEVVKVIGEIKEVASSAEGTMDTMRLLGGSVEQISTFVSTITAIADQTNLLALNAAIEAARAGEAGRGFAVVADEVRKLAEESNKAAREVYTLMDDLKSRTKGSIEATELSARTLESTADRASSAQSMLSEALTAVATVNQAMQNVAAGAEEQAAAAEEMERSVSQASQQTQGVAERMERILAVVEETTDASDGVSAESERLAGDAQRLRDMLKGFVLEGSSLNLVKK from the coding sequence TTGAAAATACGTTTTTCCGTTGCACGTAAGGTAGGTCTCGCCATGGTCCCTATACTATTGGGATTGGCGGTGGCTGTGACAGTTCCGGCCTGGAGGATGTTCTCCGACGTTTTTTTGGATCAGGCGGAGGATCAGGCCAGGATGGGGGCAGTTGGGCTCCTTGAGGCCATAGAGTCCGAGTCGATCAGGACCAAGGAGGTAGCCATGGCCCTCTCCTTTAGGTCCGATCTCGCCGAGGCGGTGGCGAGAGGGGACAGGGAGGCGGTCCTCAATGTTGCCTCTCCACTTATAAGGGATATGTCGGTGGACTTTGCCACTATAACCGACTCCGACGGTAAGGTGATCGCCAGAGTCCACGAGCCCGCAAGGTTCGGCGACGACGTGACATCCCAGTCCAATGTGGTATCCGCCCTTAAAGGTTACCCCTTAAATGCGGTGGAAAAAGGTACGGTGGTACCCTTATCCGCCAGAGGTGGAGCTCCGATATACCACGACAGCAAACTGGTCGGAGTCGTCTCCACAGGGGTGAGGCTGGATCAGCCCGCTTTGGTGGACTTGATCAGGGAACGCTTTAACGTCGACGTGACGGTCTTTCTTGGGGACGTCAGGCTCATGACCACAGTTAAATCCGACGGAAAAAGGCTCACAGGGACTAAACTCGATCCCGAAATTGCCCAGATAGTCCTCCGTGAGGGTCGTCCATTCGTTGGGCCTGCGTCGATTTTAGGTTTGCCCTACATAACCGCCTACGAGCCCATGAAAGACCTCTCTGGAAAGGTTTTCGGCATAGCCTTTGCCGGTCGCTCCGTGGGGGCTCTTGACGTGGTTCGCCGTAAGGTCCTATCCATGACGGCCATAGTCGGTCTTTTAGCCTTCACATTTGCGGTGGTGGTTATGGCCATGGTCGTCCGGTTTATCCTACGTCCTCTTAAAAAGATGAACATCCTTGCGGGAAAATTGGCTCAGGGCGATCTCACCGTGAAATCGGGGGTGGAGAGAAACGACGAGTTTGGGGATCTGGCCATCAGCCTCGAGAAGACCGTCGATGAGCTACGGAGGCTTCTGTCCGGTATAACCGCCACGGCGGCGGAGGTCTCCTCTTCCGCTGCCAGCCTGAGGGACTTCTCCGCCGAGGCAAATTCCGCCATGGACGACGCAAGAGGGCTGGTGGGAGACGCATCCGGTGCTGCCTCGGACAACGCCCTTTCGTTAGAACAGGTAGACGGTGGTATCGAGGAGATCGCCGCCAGCGCCAACGCTGTGGCGACTTCCGCCGTGGAGGGGTCTGAGGCGGCGTCCTCCATGGGTGTCACCGCCGAGGAGGCTGTCACGGAGGTTGTAAAAGTGATAGGGGAGATAAAGGAAGTGGCGTCCTCTGCGGAGGGTACTATGGACACCATGAGGCTTTTAGGGGGATCGGTGGAACAGATCTCCACCTTCGTCTCAACCATAACCGCCATAGCTGACCAGACCAATCTTCTTGCCCTGAACGCCGCTATCGAGGCCGCTAGGGCTGGAGAGGCTGGCAGGGGATTTGCGGTGGTCGCCGACGAGGTCAGAAAGCTAGCGGAGGAGAGCAACAAGGCCGCTAGAGAGGTCTACACCCTCATGGATGACCTCAAATCCAGGACCAAAGGCTCCATAGAGGCCACCGAGCTCTCCGCCAGGACCCTTGAAAGCACCGCAGATAGGGCGTCATCCGCCCAGTCTATGCTCAGCGAGGCCCTGACGGCGGTTGCTACGGTTAACCAGGCGATGCAGAACGTGGCCGCTGGTGCGGAGGAACAGGCTGCCGCCGCCGAGGAGATGGAGCGGTCGGTGTCCCAGGCCTCCCAACAGACCCAGGGTGTTGCGGAGAGGATGGAGCGGATTTTGGCGGTTGTGGAGGAGACTACCGACGCCTCCGACGGAGTTTCGGCCGAGTCGGAGCGGCTCGCTGGAGACGCCCAGAGGCTCAGGGATATGCTTAAGGGTTTTGTGTTGGAGGGTAGCTCTCTGAATTTGGTTAAAAAATAA
- a CDS encoding succinate CoA transferase: protein MRDILSAAKDRIRSTPLRSKLMTPEEAVLYIQDGDSIGCSGFTPAGYPKVVPSAIADRAMAGGPKNLTLWTGASVAPELDGRLVEAGALARRFPYQTGKAIREAINDGQVHFQDMHLSMTPQNLRYGFYGPMDVAIIEACAITKEGHIVPTTSVGNSPSFVMAAKKVIVEINLSQPEELEGLHDIYVPEEPPHRKPLHILAVGDRIGTPYIVCPQEKIVAIVPSETPDHLTDMKPTDSVSRSMAANLMDFLSFEVKKGTMPKELLPIQAGVGNVANAVISGLSDWPSDGLRIYTEVIQDSMLALLKQGKIDHMSGTAFTMSPDGRKNLLDNLGTIGKRSVLRPQEISNHPEVIRRLGLIAVNTALEVDLYGHVNSTVAMGSRMVNGIGGSGDFARNAFLTVFLCPSTSDRGLISRIVPFCSHIDHTEHDVDVIVTEYGLVDLRGLSPRERSHLIIDRCAAPNYREHLKDYLRRAERGKGHEPHDLSTAFDFHLRYMEKGSMNPLINCPSCAS, encoded by the coding sequence ATGAGAGATATTTTAAGTGCGGCAAAAGATCGAATTAGATCAACACCGCTAAGGTCCAAATTGATGACACCGGAGGAGGCCGTCCTCTACATTCAGGACGGTGACTCCATAGGGTGCAGTGGCTTCACCCCTGCGGGATACCCAAAGGTAGTCCCTTCGGCCATAGCTGATCGAGCCATGGCAGGTGGACCTAAAAACCTGACCCTCTGGACCGGCGCTTCGGTAGCACCGGAACTGGACGGCAGGCTTGTAGAGGCCGGTGCACTAGCGAGGCGTTTTCCGTACCAGACAGGAAAAGCCATCAGGGAGGCCATCAACGACGGCCAGGTCCATTTTCAGGACATGCATCTGTCCATGACCCCTCAGAACCTCAGATACGGCTTTTATGGACCGATGGACGTAGCCATCATTGAGGCCTGCGCCATAACGAAGGAAGGACACATCGTCCCCACCACGTCGGTGGGAAACTCACCTAGCTTCGTCATGGCGGCGAAAAAGGTCATCGTGGAGATAAACTTATCCCAACCGGAGGAGCTTGAGGGACTTCACGATATATACGTACCGGAGGAGCCTCCACATAGGAAACCCCTCCACATACTAGCGGTGGGGGATAGGATAGGCACCCCCTACATAGTCTGTCCACAGGAAAAGATCGTTGCTATAGTCCCCTCGGAGACACCGGACCATCTTACCGACATGAAACCGACGGATTCAGTCTCTCGTTCCATGGCGGCAAACCTTATGGACTTCCTTTCCTTCGAGGTAAAAAAGGGTACCATGCCGAAAGAGCTATTGCCCATACAGGCAGGGGTGGGAAACGTGGCCAACGCCGTCATATCCGGCCTGTCCGACTGGCCATCCGATGGCTTGAGAATCTACACCGAGGTTATCCAGGACTCTATGTTAGCCCTTTTAAAGCAGGGGAAAATAGACCATATGTCCGGGACCGCCTTCACCATGTCCCCAGATGGACGTAAAAATCTACTCGATAACCTCGGAACCATAGGGAAAAGGTCGGTCCTGAGGCCCCAGGAGATAAGCAACCATCCAGAGGTAATAAGACGACTGGGACTCATCGCCGTAAACACCGCCCTTGAGGTGGACCTCTATGGACACGTAAACTCCACAGTTGCTATGGGGAGCAGGATGGTCAACGGCATAGGAGGATCGGGGGATTTCGCCAGAAACGCCTTTCTAACGGTGTTTCTCTGCCCCTCCACCTCTGATAGGGGTCTAATATCCAGGATAGTGCCCTTTTGCTCCCATATCGATCACACAGAACACGACGTAGATGTAATAGTCACCGAGTACGGCCTGGTAGACCTGAGGGGACTCTCCCCAAGGGAGAGAAGTCACCTCATAATAGACCGATGTGCCGCACCAAACTATAGAGAACACCTAAAAGACTACCTCCGTCGAGCGGAGAGAGGAAAGGGTCACGAGCCTCATGACCTGTCCACCGCTTTCGACTTTCATCTTAGATACATGGAAAAGGGGAGCATGAACCCCCTGATAAACTGCCCTTCCTGCGCGTCCTGA
- a CDS encoding response regulator transcription factor, with protein MDRILVVDDDKELGELLCEYLTGEGFKVDIRHDGKTGSSEALSERFDLVVLDVMLPGQNGFDVLREIRKTSSVPVVMLTAKGDEVDRVLGLEMGADDYLPKPFSPRELLARIRAVLRRQGGQGEKERLSVGDLEMVVPSRQVFLEGVSIEMTAMEFRLLETLLRSVGRVIPRDELFSKVLERPSSPFDRSLDMHISNLRKKLGSHRDGSDRIRTIRGEGYLYAAPVE; from the coding sequence ATGGACAGAATTCTGGTTGTTGACGACGATAAGGAGCTTGGTGAGCTTTTATGTGAATATCTCACAGGAGAGGGCTTTAAGGTGGATATCCGTCACGACGGAAAAACCGGCAGCTCTGAGGCTCTTTCGGAGAGATTTGATCTGGTGGTCCTGGACGTTATGTTGCCAGGACAGAACGGTTTTGACGTCCTCAGAGAGATAAGAAAGACTTCCTCCGTGCCGGTGGTGATGCTTACTGCCAAAGGAGACGAGGTAGATAGAGTCTTAGGTCTTGAGATGGGGGCGGACGACTATCTGCCTAAGCCCTTCAGCCCCAGGGAGCTTTTGGCCCGTATCAGGGCTGTCCTGAGAAGGCAGGGGGGGCAGGGGGAGAAAGAGCGGCTTTCGGTGGGAGACCTGGAGATGGTGGTTCCCTCAAGACAGGTGTTTTTGGAGGGAGTCTCCATTGAGATGACCGCCATGGAGTTTCGGCTTCTGGAGACCCTTCTTCGTTCCGTTGGAAGGGTAATACCCCGAGACGAGCTTTTTAGCAAGGTCCTGGAGCGGCCTAGCTCTCCTTTCGACAGGAGCCTGGATATGCACATAAGCAACCTGAGAAAGAAACTGGGATCCCATAGAGACGGCTCGGACAGGATCAGGACCATCAGAGGAGAGGGCTACCTTTATGCCGCTCCTGTTGAGTAG
- a CDS encoding ATP-binding protein: MSRLLPKKGTLFGRIFVGFMVSVAVASLLHVVLTALMSRWGLLDISLHGRLRQSLLREAPGLIGIYEDRGGEALRTALDELRENRKIMAVVLDDLGGPLDAVRGRKHHLPERRTPPWMSSLPAVTEAIRSHSDKNYIVTFFALPGSLPPRDRFYLSLGCYLLAFLVVGGAVSYFLARQISRPLEALSRASISLASGDLSVRSRNIAVFSDDEIGQLASNFDSMADHVDRTITGQKRLLGDISHELRSPLTRLNLSVELLRGKVSPELGPLLERIERESERMNGMIGDLLGLARQEGTFHGTMERCYLKDLLETVLRDGRFEARSQGKDVVLISTADVQVSGDQAGLASALENVVRNGIKHTAVGSSVEIEVSQEDSEVVIAVRDRGPGVAEGNLEAIFRPFFREDSSRDRESGGVGLGLTITKRAVEAAGGSVVAANRPEGGLTVEIRLKKANFVSYGDSSSR; the protein is encoded by the coding sequence TTGAGTAGGCTTTTACCTAAAAAAGGCACCCTTTTCGGTCGTATCTTCGTAGGGTTTATGGTCTCAGTGGCGGTTGCCTCGTTGCTTCACGTCGTCCTGACCGCCCTTATGTCCCGATGGGGCCTTCTGGACATATCTCTCCACGGAAGGCTGAGGCAATCTTTGCTCAGGGAGGCTCCTGGACTGATAGGCATTTACGAGGACCGTGGTGGGGAGGCCCTTAGGACAGCTCTAGATGAGCTTCGGGAGAACAGAAAGATCATGGCGGTGGTCCTGGACGATTTAGGAGGTCCTCTGGACGCCGTTAGAGGTAGGAAGCACCACCTGCCTGAGAGAAGGACCCCTCCGTGGATGTCCTCTCTTCCCGCTGTTACCGAGGCGATAAGGTCCCACAGCGATAAAAACTATATAGTAACATTCTTTGCCCTTCCAGGATCTCTTCCTCCAAGGGATCGATTTTACCTGTCCCTTGGGTGCTATCTTCTGGCCTTCCTGGTCGTCGGAGGGGCGGTCAGCTACTTTTTGGCGAGACAGATATCCCGGCCTCTGGAGGCCCTCAGTCGAGCTTCTATCTCTCTGGCATCCGGTGATCTGTCGGTGAGATCCCGTAACATAGCCGTTTTCTCCGACGACGAAATCGGCCAACTGGCCAGTAATTTTGATTCCATGGCGGACCACGTGGACAGGACTATCACCGGCCAAAAAAGGCTTCTAGGGGATATCTCCCACGAGCTTCGCTCTCCTCTGACCAGGCTTAATCTGTCGGTGGAGTTGTTGAGGGGAAAGGTATCACCGGAGTTAGGCCCTTTGCTGGAGAGGATAGAGAGGGAGTCGGAGAGGATGAACGGTATGATAGGCGATCTTCTTGGGCTGGCCAGGCAGGAGGGAACCTTCCATGGAACGATGGAGAGGTGTTACTTAAAGGATCTGTTGGAAACGGTGTTAAGGGATGGCCGATTTGAGGCTAGGTCCCAAGGAAAGGACGTGGTCCTGATCTCTACCGCCGATGTGCAGGTCTCAGGAGATCAGGCTGGCCTCGCCAGCGCCCTGGAAAACGTGGTTAGAAACGGCATAAAACACACCGCAGTAGGGTCCTCCGTCGAGATAGAGGTCTCTCAGGAGGATAGTGAGGTGGTTATAGCCGTAAGGGACAGAGGTCCTGGCGTGGCGGAGGGCAACCTTGAGGCCATATTTAGGCCCTTTTTCCGGGAGGATAGCTCCAGGGACAGGGAATCCGGCGGGGTCGGCCTTGGATTGACCATAACGAAAAGGGCGGTAGAGGCCGCAGGAGGTTCTGTCGTGGCCGCTAATCGCCCAGAAGGTGGACTTACGGTGGAGATCAGGCTAAAGAAGGCGAACTTCGTCTCCTACGGAGATAGTTCCTCCCGATAG
- a CDS encoding MOSC domain-containing protein: MTGKLTAVCMSPSTGTVKKNVTHGTLVEGMGMEGDGHIGFGHRQISILMEEDIEPMAKKLPDIVPGSFGENLIVKGLDLSSLAIGGKIGIGESVLELSQIGKTCHHRCEIYHTTGDCIMPTRGLFFKVLSGGTISVGDEVRLL; encoded by the coding sequence ATGACCGGTAAACTAACGGCGGTCTGTATGTCCCCCTCCACTGGCACGGTCAAGAAAAACGTGACCCACGGTACCTTGGTGGAGGGAATGGGCATGGAAGGCGACGGCCATATAGGCTTCGGCCACAGGCAGATCAGCATCCTGATGGAGGAAGACATAGAACCTATGGCAAAAAAGCTCCCGGACATAGTGCCCGGGAGCTTCGGAGAAAACCTCATCGTAAAGGGATTGGACCTATCCAGCCTCGCCATAGGGGGCAAAATTGGTATCGGCGAGTCGGTCCTGGAGCTTTCACAGATAGGGAAAACGTGCCACCATAGATGCGAGATATATCACACCACCGGCGACTGTATTATGCCGACCAGAGGGCTTTTTTTCAAGGTCCTATCGGGAGGAACTATCTCCGTAGGAGACGAAGTTCGCCTTCTTTAG
- a CDS encoding ECF transporter S component, producing MEATRRVYTTRKMVCTSLLSAMAAVLMYIDTALPIFPAFLKLDISDLPALIGTFTFGPGTGVMVEAIKNVIHSISTSTGGVGELANFIMGSALVIPAGIIYRRERTKRGAMKGLATGTVSMAITAALTNAFMLLPFYSNFIPLDRIIELSSSIIPLITDVPSLVIWGVVPFNILKGTIVSFLTFLLYKRIGEALPCREV from the coding sequence TTGGAGGCAACCAGAAGAGTATACACCACTAGGAAGATGGTATGCACCTCCCTCCTGTCCGCGATGGCTGCGGTCTTAATGTATATCGATACCGCCTTGCCGATTTTTCCGGCCTTTCTGAAGCTCGATATCTCCGACCTTCCTGCCCTGATAGGGACCTTCACCTTCGGACCAGGAACGGGAGTGATGGTAGAGGCAATAAAAAACGTCATTCACTCCATCTCCACGTCCACCGGCGGAGTAGGGGAGCTGGCAAACTTCATAATGGGCAGTGCCCTGGTGATTCCGGCGGGGATAATATACCGACGGGAAAGGACCAAAAGGGGTGCGATGAAAGGGCTGGCTACAGGAACGGTATCTATGGCTATCACCGCTGCGCTCACGAACGCCTTTATGTTGCTGCCCTTTTACTCCAACTTCATCCCTCTGGATAGGATTATAGAGCTATCGTCGTCGATCATACCGCTCATAACCGACGTACCCTCCCTGGTGATCTGGGGGGTGGTCCCTTTCAATATCCTAAAGGGAACGATTGTATCATTTCTGACCTTCCTGCTATACAAACGGATAGGGGAAGCCCTCCCCTGCCGAGAGGTTTAG
- a CDS encoding ATP-binding protein: MDRQDALKQVIERVQKDLIDSVKTVSDFRKDELTRLDSIRKELKQVREELATVIEDLDRSTKAYFSARADLSQIVRSGGEVEQREAYERAEGFMLAKVGLSEREKGLRNMRDYLERDERRVSAQVERSDAVATKFRLALDVVNDEIEAGGSSKRDGLALAYGLVERESRNLAREIHDGPAQRFAGAMMSLDFTRRLMEIEQYDRASQELNKVKDQMVETMDEIRSFLFLLYPRDMEDGLDVALVRLGDSMSQKHGVPIMVKSFGPIKSVPEFVGANVYKIARQALGNAILKGNPERVTVMLSVRSDRLFVKVMDDGSGFDVEKTKESAVARGSYGLVSMKERARLAGGELKIESVLGQGTIVSLEVPLRGDLDRD, encoded by the coding sequence ATGGATCGACAAGATGCCCTTAAACAGGTCATAGAGAGGGTTCAAAAGGACTTAATCGATAGTGTGAAAACCGTCTCTGACTTTCGGAAAGATGAGCTTACCAGATTGGATTCTATCAGAAAAGAGCTTAAGCAGGTCAGGGAGGAGCTAGCTACGGTTATAGAGGATCTCGACAGAAGCACTAAGGCCTATTTTTCCGCAAGGGCGGATCTTTCTCAGATAGTGAGGAGCGGTGGCGAGGTGGAGCAGAGGGAAGCCTATGAGAGGGCCGAGGGCTTCATGCTGGCCAAGGTCGGTCTCTCGGAGAGAGAGAAGGGTCTCAGGAACATGCGGGACTATCTGGAGAGAGATGAGAGACGGGTGTCCGCTCAGGTGGAGAGAAGTGATGCGGTGGCCACCAAGTTTCGCCTTGCCCTCGACGTGGTGAACGACGAGATCGAGGCAGGAGGATCGTCGAAAAGGGACGGCCTTGCCCTGGCTTATGGTCTCGTGGAAAGGGAGAGCCGAAACCTGGCAAGAGAGATCCACGACGGCCCGGCTCAGAGGTTCGCCGGTGCCATGATGTCCCTCGACTTTACCCGTCGTCTGATGGAGATCGAGCAGTACGATAGGGCCTCTCAGGAACTGAATAAGGTAAAAGATCAGATGGTCGAGACCATGGACGAGATAAGGTCCTTTCTCTTTCTCCTATATCCTAGGGATATGGAGGACGGTCTTGATGTCGCTCTAGTACGTCTAGGTGATTCTATGTCCCAGAAGCACGGGGTCCCGATTATGGTGAAGTCCTTTGGCCCTATAAAGTCGGTCCCCGAGTTCGTAGGGGCCAACGTCTATAAAATAGCCCGTCAGGCTTTGGGGAACGCCATTTTGAAAGGCAACCCGGAGAGAGTAACAGTGATGTTGTCTGTCCGTTCCGACAGGCTTTTCGTCAAGGTCATGGACGATGGATCGGGATTTGACGTCGAAAAGACCAAGGAATCCGCAGTTGCACGAGGCTCCTACGGTCTGGTCTCGATGAAGGAGAGGGCCAGGCTGGCAGGAGGGGAGCTTAAAATAGAGAGCGTTTTAGGCCAGGGGACCATAGTCTCTCTGGAGGTTCCTTTAAGGGGTGATTTGGACCGTGACTAG
- a CDS encoding response regulator transcription factor: protein MTSIKVMVVDDHEIFRTALVNIIGLEEDMEVVGEAGDGLEALGLLETVIPDVALVDITMPRMGGAELVRQMESRGIGVPVVALTAMEDERSVLELSRAGVRGYILKTSGFDDLVKAIRSVYRGGDYVDPKVASKLLSGFSKHRDKGDVFDRLSDRELEVLFWLSQGLNGQDIAERLFLSDKTVKNHISHILSKLEVSDRTQAVSLAWRSGLAAKSPEEFRR, encoded by the coding sequence GTGACTAGCATAAAGGTTATGGTGGTAGACGACCACGAGATATTCAGGACAGCCCTTGTCAACATAATCGGTCTTGAGGAGGATATGGAGGTCGTAGGAGAAGCCGGTGACGGTCTGGAGGCTCTCGGTCTGTTGGAGACGGTGATCCCCGACGTTGCCCTTGTGGATATAACCATGCCCAGGATGGGTGGGGCTGAACTGGTCAGGCAGATGGAGAGCCGAGGGATAGGTGTACCGGTGGTGGCTCTGACCGCTATGGAGGACGAGAGAAGCGTCCTGGAGCTGTCCAGGGCGGGGGTAAGAGGGTATATCCTGAAGACCTCCGGGTTTGACGATCTGGTGAAGGCCATAAGATCGGTCTACCGAGGGGGAGACTACGTCGACCCTAAGGTGGCCTCCAAGTTGCTCAGCGGTTTTTCCAAACACAGGGATAAAGGGGACGTTTTCGACAGGCTCTCGGACCGAGAGCTGGAGGTCCTTTTCTGGCTCTCCCAGGGACTAAACGGTCAGGACATAGCGGAGAGGCTCTTTCTCTCCGACAAGACCGTGAAGAACCACATCAGCCATATTCTGTCTAAACTTGAGGTCTCCGACAGGACCCAGGCGGTATCTCTGGCCTGGCGGTCCGGCCTGGCCGCAAAATCCCCAGAAGAGTTCAGGCGATAG
- a CDS encoding methyl-accepting chemotaxis protein codes for MSLRVKMLLWVTVPVALVFLAVLGVVGTTVRGTSIDQLEDKVLATTFQYANQVQNDFLHLTQTAVKLRDVFIGLREAGATREHYHSLLKSTLDGDPFIFGLYTVWEPDKLDGDDDSNRDRPCHNEDGRYAPWVARSNGKAAIQPCTAEGGYLKPGGFYLSIKDSKKASIFPPSTWTFEGSKVTVVDYGIPIIHKGEFLGAMYSELEISGMREIVGNIKPLETGYASIMTDQGIYAASPEDEVLGKKSQNPYIDDIIKATYQGNPYSVTLDHTGGAMLHQYVPIFIEGVDRPWIFELVFPVEKAMAPIRKLTFTIAILAAVSLIFVVCLLWSISKRITDPIRKVAAIAQRAGEGDISAREGDFGNMPNDEVGDLARSLALMLEAQRSMIGKARDQSDRTTDKARSMADMGDRTAMAMEQIRGAVFQVVSDLETSSASLEQANAGIEEIAGGAVSVAERTTDGAEIAARTSDRAERSASHMSGLMDEVATAERMSRSSSSDMEQLGESVKSISSFVETITKIADQTNLLALNAAIEAARAGEAGRGFAVVAEEVRKLAEESSVAAGRIDGLIEGLKSQTVKSMEITRENATSMAKALSLAENTKQEMTESIKDIHNLNEAIQDIAAVAQEQAASSKEMALALDSVTSAVAQMAERVHSVKSSSDNTLRTAEEMASGSKGLLKDTEELKEDMDKFKL; via the coding sequence GTGAGTCTTAGGGTCAAGATGTTGCTGTGGGTTACGGTGCCTGTGGCACTGGTATTTTTGGCGGTGCTCGGGGTGGTAGGGACCACCGTGAGAGGAACGTCGATCGACCAGCTTGAGGACAAGGTCCTGGCGACAACATTCCAGTACGCCAACCAGGTCCAGAACGACTTTCTACACCTGACCCAGACGGCGGTGAAGCTGAGAGACGTCTTTATCGGTCTAAGGGAAGCTGGGGCCACCAGGGAACATTACCATAGTCTGCTGAAAAGCACCTTAGACGGCGATCCCTTTATATTCGGCCTCTACACCGTCTGGGAACCCGACAAGCTGGACGGCGACGACGACTCCAACCGAGACAGACCTTGCCACAACGAAGACGGCAGATACGCTCCCTGGGTCGCCCGATCCAACGGCAAGGCGGCCATACAACCCTGCACCGCTGAGGGAGGATACCTGAAACCAGGAGGATTTTACCTGAGCATAAAGGACTCCAAAAAGGCCAGTATATTCCCCCCTTCCACCTGGACCTTCGAGGGCTCCAAGGTCACGGTGGTGGACTACGGAATCCCCATAATCCATAAAGGAGAGTTCCTCGGGGCGATGTACTCGGAACTTGAGATATCGGGAATGAGGGAGATAGTGGGCAACATAAAACCCCTGGAAACGGGCTACGCCTCCATAATGACCGATCAGGGTATCTACGCCGCATCGCCGGAGGACGAGGTTCTGGGAAAAAAGAGCCAAAATCCTTATATAGACGACATAATAAAAGCAACCTACCAGGGGAACCCCTATTCGGTGACACTAGACCATACAGGGGGAGCCATGCTCCACCAGTACGTACCGATCTTCATAGAGGGAGTGGACAGGCCTTGGATATTCGAACTGGTATTCCCCGTGGAAAAGGCCATGGCTCCCATCAGGAAACTGACCTTTACGATAGCCATACTCGCAGCGGTCTCGCTGATTTTCGTGGTATGCCTGCTTTGGTCCATATCGAAGAGGATAACCGACCCCATCAGAAAAGTGGCCGCCATAGCCCAGAGGGCGGGGGAAGGGGATATCTCCGCTAGAGAGGGCGACTTCGGGAATATGCCTAACGACGAGGTAGGAGACCTTGCCCGATCTCTGGCCCTGATGCTTGAGGCTCAAAGGTCCATGATAGGCAAAGCCAGAGATCAGTCCGACCGAACCACCGACAAGGCCCGATCCATGGCGGATATGGGCGACCGAACCGCCATGGCAATGGAACAAATACGAGGAGCGGTATTCCAGGTAGTCAGCGACCTGGAGACGAGCTCAGCATCTCTGGAGCAGGCCAACGCGGGGATAGAGGAGATAGCAGGAGGGGCGGTGTCCGTGGCTGAGAGGACCACCGACGGAGCGGAGATCGCCGCCCGAACCTCCGACAGGGCAGAGAGATCCGCCTCCCATATGTCCGGTCTGATGGACGAAGTGGCCACGGCGGAACGTATGTCCCGAAGCAGTTCCTCCGACATGGAACAGCTCGGCGAGTCGGTAAAATCCATCTCCTCTTTCGTGGAGACCATAACCAAAATCGCCGACCAGACCAACCTTCTGGCCCTCAACGCCGCCATTGAGGCGGCGAGAGCGGGGGAGGCGGGGAGAGGATTTGCGGTGGTCGCCGAGGAGGTAAGAAAGCTTGCGGAAGAGTCCTCCGTCGCAGCTGGCAGGATCGACGGCCTCATAGAGGGATTGAAATCTCAGACCGTCAAGTCCATGGAGATAACCAGGGAAAACGCCACCAGCATGGCAAAGGCCCTGAGCTTAGCGGAGAACACAAAACAGGAGATGACCGAGTCGATAAAGGACATCCACAACCTCAACGAAGCCATACAGGATATAGCGGCGGTGGCCCAGGAACAGGCGGCATCCAGCAAGGAGATGGCCCTGGCACTGGACAGCGTGACGTCGGCGGTAGCCCAGATGGCAGAGAGGGTTCACTCGGTAAAGAGCTCCTCCGATAACACTCTGAGAACCGCCGAGGAAATGGCTTCCGGGTCTAAGGGCCTTCTGAAAGACACAGAGGAACTAAAAGAGGACATGGACAAATTTAAACTTTAG